A genomic stretch from Vanrija pseudolonga chromosome 6, complete sequence includes:
- the fnx1_0 gene encoding uncharacterized protein, translating to MVGNVAYTTSLNSSAATFHVSFGELAWVRGLSWGLHSCDIAVQTTRAQVVVTELLILTGIPDAVLRNGPGGARTKVHAVQPNKMLTADWSSHQANGSPWEVNQPFQGGHGESTSPFKPEEQGSFPAAPDYYYVLRTNTSGSSVTYKVPPRTSFIELWGTAGWGFANYTVTFTPTPPFSPPNGPYVPFSPYYSPNQVLSFTVLDPSITYSLRVDTVSDGTMEVYAVQYFTDNGTTVSTHSGGTSTGISVGALAGGIVGGLLGGAAICAVIGLVVFNQYKRRNKPVSAGRFIVDHPEVDPFPQAEPAPGTLTFRRDHEELVPLMPHPDMTQRESVMTSVTGERDSGANIIIQYVQPPAPPVQQQHYAGPVEHVPPAGIPIPQQVIYSLPVNSLIVRFSPPATGLTGSAWNLTYSETPTSGNFTPGAIGVGQPRYAATTSAVGGSSYTTVAVEFVGTGIALVGTGSPADHTTWQCDALNSSNTDRVGTYWLSELAYARNLDWGLHSCVFNIFSTAQTTVQEVLLLTGMQGGLLVNGHAGGYSVLRAESRVPYTTFLQVDVPPGASFVELYGSIGAGFADYTITITPAPPFNPPATTRYSANSPYYAPWQILGFAVLDPGVSYTLRLESSTNGWLEIYNIAYLTAQ from the exons ATGGTGGGAAACGTGGCCTATACGACTTCTCTCAACAGCAGCGCTGCAACCTTCCACGTCAGCTTT GGTGAACTCGCCTGGGTTCGTGGTCTTTCTTGGGGCCTGCACTCGTGCGATATCGCCGTGCAGACGACTCGTGCACAAGTTGTTGTCACCGAACTCCTCATACTGACGGGAATCCCGGA CGCTGTCTTGCGGAATGGCCCAGGTGGGGCAAGAACAAAAGTTCATGCCGTCCAACCCAACAAGATGTTAACTGCCGATTGGAGTAGTCATCAGGCAAATGGGTCGCCTTGGGAGGTCAATCAACCCTTCCAGGGTGGTCACGGTGAGTCTAC GTCTCCCTTTAAACCAGAGGAACAAGGATCGTTCCCAGCTGCGCCCGACTATTACTATGTTCTGCGTACCAACACCTCTGGGTCCTCGGTGACGTACAAGGTGCCCCCGCGAACCTCCTTCATAGAGTTGTGGGGAACGGCCGGGTGGGGCTTTGCAAACTACACCGTCACGTTCACGCCTACGCCTCCCTTCAGTCCCCCGAATGGGCCTTACGTCCCATTTTCTCCTTATTACAGCCCAAATCAAGTCTTAAGCTTTACCGTTCTGGACCCGAGCATCACCTACAGTCTTCGCGTCGACACAGTCTCGGATGGGACCATGGAAGTCTATGCTGTCCAGTACTTCACCGACAA TGGAACAACGGTTTCAACTCATAGCGGTGGTACATCAACTGGCATCAGTGTCGGTGCACTTGCAGGCGGCATT GTTGGTGGCCTGCTAGGGGGCGCCGCCATCTGCGCGGTGATCGGCTTGGTTGTCTTTAATCAATACAAGCGGAGAAA CAAACCGGTTTCAGCGGGCCGGTTCATCGTCGACcaccccgaggtcgaccccTTCCCCCAGGCAGAACCTGCCCCTGGTACGCTCACTTTTCGCCGCGACCACGAAGAGCTGGTCCCGCTGATGCCACACCCAGACATGACTCAACGCGAGTCTGTCATGACATCGGTCACAGGC GAgcgcgactcgggcgcgaACATCATCATCCAGTATGTCCagccccccgccccacccgtccagcagcagcactatGCCGGCCCCGTCGAGCACGTTCCGCCAGC CGGCATCCCGATCCCCCAGCAGGTCATCTACAGCCTGCCAGTCAACTCGCTCATCGTGCGGTTCTCGCCCCCCGCCACAGGGTTGACGGGGAGCGCGTGGAACTTGACGTACTCTGAAACTCCCACCAGTGGCAACTTCACGCCCGGCGCCATCGGGGTCGGACAGCCGCGGTACGCTGCGACCACGAGCGCCGTCGGGGGATCGTCGTACACGACCGTCGCTGTGGAGTTTGTCGGCACGGGGATCGCGCTCGTCGGGACTGGGAGTCCGGCAGACCACACGACGTGGCAGTGCGACGCGTTGAACAGCAGCAACACGGACCGGGTCGGCACGTACTGGCTCTCCGAGCTCGCGTATGCGCGCAATCTCGACTGGGGGCTCCACTCGTGCGTGTTCAACATCTTCTCCACGGCGCAGACTACCGTCCAAGAGGTGTTACTGCTCACCGGTATGcaggg TGGACTGCTCGTGAACGGCCATG CTGGTGGCTATTCggtcctccgcgccgagtcTCGGGTCCCCTACACGACGTTTCTCCAAGTCGACGTTCCACCCGGCGCATCGTTTGTCGAGCTGTACGGCTCGATTGGGGCCGGGTTCGCAGACTACACGATCACGAtcacccccgcgccgccgttcaACCCCCCCGCCACGACGCGGTACTCTGCCAACTCACCCTACTACGCCCCGTGGCAGATTCTGGGCTTTGCCGTGCTCGACCCGGGCGTAAGCTATACCCTCCGACTTGAGTCGTCGACCAACGGCTGGCTCGAGATCTACAACATCGCGTACCTGACCGCCCAGTAA